The Novosphingobium humi DNA window TTTCGGGTCTTGGCGTCAACGGCTATCCGCTGGGCGTGCGCCATGTCATGTGGGCGCGGGAGCGCGCGAAATGAGGCCGAGCCGCAAACGTCTTGTCGTTCTCGCGCTGATCTCGACCGCGACCCTCATCAACTATCTTGATCGATCCGTCATGGGCGTTGCCAAGCCCGAACTGGTCAAGGAACTGCACATCAGCCCGGAAGTCATGGGCCTGATTTTCTCGGCTTTCTCATGGACCTATGCTCTGGCGCAAATTCCGGGCGGCTATGTGCTGGATCGCCTTGGCACGCGGCTGACCTATGCGCTCTCGCTGGGCCTGTGGTCGGCGATGACGGCGCTGCATGGGCTGGCGACGGGGGTCGCGGGTCTGGTTTCGGCCCGCCTCGCATTGGGGCTGGCCGAAGCCCCTTGTTTCCCCGCGAACAGCCGCGTCCTCTCGACATGGTTTCCCCAGAACGAGCGCGCCAAAGCCACCGGCGTTTACACCGTGGGCGAATATATCGGGCTTGGCCTGCTGATCCCGGTTCTGGGCTGGATGTTGGCCCATTACGGCTGGCGTTCGCTGTTTTTCGTGGTCGGCGGGCTTGGCGTGGTCTTTGCCATCCTGTTCCACCGCCTCTATCGCGAGCCGCAGGACAGCACTGCCAATCAGGCTGAAATCGACCTGATCGCCGCAGGCGGCGGCTTTTCGGGTGGCACCGCCCCCATCGCCTTCAGTTGGAGCAACGTCCGCGCCCTTGTCACCACGCGCCAAATCGCGGGCGCCTCGATCGGCCAGTTCTGCTCCAATTCCACCCTCGTTTTCTTCCTGACATGGTTCCCGTCCTATCTGGCCGAGGAACGCGGCATGACCTTCATCAAGTCGGGCTGGCTGGTCTCGCTGCCCTATATCGCGGCGGCGGCGGGGGTGATGCTGGGCGGGGTGTTCTCCGACTGGCTGATTCGCGCCACCGGCTCGCCTACCATCGGGCGCAAGGTGCCGATCATTGCGGGCCTTTTGCTCTGCGCCAGCATGGTTTCGGCCAATTACATGAACAGCAACAATGCCGTGATCGCCGTCATGAGTCTGGCCTTCTTCGGTCAGGGTCTGGCCGGACTTGGCTGGACGCTTTTGTCCGATGTCGCGCCCAAGGAAATGATGGGACTGACTGCGGGCCTGTTCAACTTTTTCACCAATCTGGCTGGCATCATCACCCCGCTGGTGGTCGGCTTTGCCGTGGGCGCCACGGGCAGCTTTTATGGCGCGCTGGCCTATATCGGCGCGCTGGGGATCATCGGCACGCTGGCCTATCTGATCGTGCTGGGTCCGGTGGAGCGGGTGAAAATCCACTGAAGGTCAAAGAGCGGGCGCGCAGACCTATTGACGCCCGCCATTGATATATGTACCAGTTAGTTCACAAATAGACCATAACACCCTCGTGAGGGGACCTTCATGCATTTCAAGATGCGTTTCATTGTGCAAAGCTCCGTGCTGGCGGTGGCGCTGTCCTGTGCCCAGTCGGCCTATGCCCAGGAGGCCAAGCCTGACGCCGAAATCATCGTTACCG harbors:
- a CDS encoding MFS transporter — protein: MRPSRKRLVVLALISTATLINYLDRSVMGVAKPELVKELHISPEVMGLIFSAFSWTYALAQIPGGYVLDRLGTRLTYALSLGLWSAMTALHGLATGVAGLVSARLALGLAEAPCFPANSRVLSTWFPQNERAKATGVYTVGEYIGLGLLIPVLGWMLAHYGWRSLFFVVGGLGVVFAILFHRLYREPQDSTANQAEIDLIAAGGGFSGGTAPIAFSWSNVRALVTTRQIAGASIGQFCSNSTLVFFLTWFPSYLAEERGMTFIKSGWLVSLPYIAAAAGVMLGGVFSDWLIRATGSPTIGRKVPIIAGLLLCASMVSANYMNSNNAVIAVMSLAFFGQGLAGLGWTLLSDVAPKEMMGLTAGLFNFFTNLAGIITPLVVGFAVGATGSFYGALAYIGALGIIGTLAYLIVLGPVERVKIH